One Oryza glaberrima chromosome 11, OglaRS2, whole genome shotgun sequence genomic region harbors:
- the LOC127754521 gene encoding putative pectinesterase 63, translated as MMDRPNLAVAVVGLLAVVAATLPAPSWQFFDLFLPAGPSHRSSGGGFGKWVLMNHEEYVEKKSLYAMKAAGDIGGKTIDASLSAAEEAKVTWVVDPKGTPGDTTFTTIAAALEKVPEGNTKRVILDLKPGAEFREKLLLNITKPYITFKSDPANPAVIAWNDMAATRGKDGKPVGTVGSTTVAVESDYFMAYGVVFKNDAPLAKPGAEGGQAVALRLFGTKAAIYNCTIDGGQDTLYDHKGLHYIKDSLVKGSVDFIFGFGRSLYEGCTIVSVTKEVSVLTAQQRTKTIEGAIESGFSFKNCSIMGQGQIYLGRAWGDSSRVVYSYTDMSKEVVPIGWDGWNIAKPESSGIYYGEFKCTGPGSDAKKRVGWALDLTADQAKPFIGTHYIYGDSWILPPPDGKSAAST; from the coding sequence ATGATGGATCGTCCCAACCTCGCCGTGGCCGTGGTGGGGCTactggcggtggtggcggcgacgctgcCGGCGCCGTCATGGCAGTTCTTCGACCTATTCCTCCCCGCTGGCCCCAGCCACCGCTCCTCCGGCGGAGGGTTCGGCAAGTGGGTGCTGATGAACCACGAGGAGTACGTCGAGAAGAAGTCGCTGTACGCCATGAAGGCCGCCGGCGACATCGGCGGGAAGACCATCGACGCGAGCctctcggcggcggaggaggccaagGTGACGTGGGTGGTTGACCCCAAGGGGACGCCGGGCGACACCACCTTCACCACCatcgcggcggcgctcgagaAGGTCCCCGAGGGGAACACCAAGCGCGTCATCCTCGACCTCAAGCCCGGCGCCGAGTTCCGGGAGAAGCTCCTCCTCAACATCACTAAGCCCTACATCACCTTCAAGTCCGACCCCGCCAACCCGGCGGTGATCGCCTGGAACGACATGGCTGCCACCAGGGGCAAGGACGGCAAGCCCGTCGGCACCGTCGGGagcaccaccgtcgccgtcgagtCCGACTACTTCATGGCCTACGGCGTCGTCTTCAAGAACGACGCGCCGCTGGCCAAGCCGGGTGCCGAGGGTGGCCAGGCGGTGGCGCTCCGCCTGTTCGGCACCAAGGCGGCCATCTACAACTGCACCATCGACGGCGGCCAAGACACCCTGTACGATCACAAGGGACTCCATTACATCAAGGACAGCCTCGTCAAGGGCAGCGTCGACTTCATCTTCGGATTCGGGAGATCGCTCTACGAGGGCTGCACCATCGTCTCCGTCACCAAGGAGGTGTCCGTGCTGACGGCGCAGCAGAGGACCAAGACCATCGAGGGCGCCATCGAGAGTGGCTTCTCCTTCAAGAACTGCAGCATCATGGGACAAGGGCAGATCTACCTCGGCCGGGCATGGGGAGACTCGTCGCGGGTGGTGTACTCCTACACGGACATGTCCAAGGAGGTGGTGCCGATAGGGTGGGATGGCTGGAACATCGCCAAGCCGGAGAGCAGCGGGATCTACTACGGCGAGTTCAAGTGCACCGGCCCCGGCTCCGACGCCAAGAAGAGGGTGGGTTGGGCGCTTGACCTCACCGCGGATCAGGCCAAGCCCTTCATCGGCACGCACTACATCTACGGCGACTCATGGATCCTCCCGCCACCAGA
- the LOC127754520 gene encoding putative pectinesterase 63, whose amino-acid sequence MIEARKKKKKKLQLQQQQQLVTNKVMTIDRPNVAVAAVGLLVAAVAATLPAPSWGQQQPANKLITSTSGSGKGLSKWLAMNQEEYVEKKALHTMATAEELGGKKLDANLTAAEEAKVTWVIDPKGTPGDTTFTTITAALEKVPEGNKKRVILDLKPGAEFREKIFLNLSKPFITFKSDPKNPAVIAWSDTAATRGKDGKPVGTVGSTTVAIESDYFVAHGVVFKNDAPMAKPGAEGGQAVALRLFGTKAAIYNCTIDGGQDTLYDHKGLHYIKDCLIMGSVDFIFGFGRSYYEGCTIVSVTKEVSVLTAQQRSKTIEGALESGFSFKNCSIKGEGQIYLGRAWGESSRVVYAYTDMSKEVVPVGWDGWNIAKPESSGIYYGEFKCTGPGSDAKKRVGWALDLTEEQAKPFIGTHYIYGDSWLIPPDGTSTSSSSASTSSNSTAEAPTASSNSTASAYKKESSNNSTAEAPTASSNSTASAKTSNSGSSSPAKASS is encoded by the exons ATGATCGaagcgaggaagaagaagaagaagaagctgcagttgcagcagcagcagcaactagTAACTAATAAAGTGATGACGATAGATCGTCCCAACGTCGCCGTGGCCGCGGTGGGGCTGctagtggcggcggtggcggcgacgctgcCGGCACCGTCGTgggggcagcagcagccagccaaCAAgctcatcaccagcacctccgGCTCCGGCAAAGGGTTGTCCAAGTGGCTGGCGATGAACCAGGAGGAGTACGTGGAGAAGAAGGCGCTGCACACCATGGCCACcgcggaggagctcggcggGAAGAAGCTGGACGCGAacctgacggcggcggaggaggccaagGTGACGTGGGTGATCGACCCCAAGGGGACGCCGGGCGACACCACCTTCACCACCATCACGGCGGCGCTGGAGAAGGTCCCCGAGGGGAACAAGAAGCGCGTCATCCTCGACCTCAAGCCCGGCGCCGAGTTCCGGGAGAAGATCTTCCTCAACCTCAGCAAGCCCTTCATCACCTTCAAGTCCGACCCCAAGAACCCGGCGGTGATCGCCTGGAGCGACACGGCGGCGACCAGGGGCAAGGACGGCAAGCCCGTCGGCACCGTCGGGagcaccaccgtcgccatcgaGTCCGACTACTTCGTGGCGCATGGCGTCGTGTTCAAGAACGACGCGCCGATGGCCAAGCCCGGTGCCGAGGGCGGCCAGGCGGTGGCGCTCCGCCTCTTCGGCACCAAGGCGGCCATCTACAACTGCACCATCGACGGCGGCCAGGACACGCTGTACGACCACAAGGGCCTCCACTACATCAAGGATTGCCTCATCATGGGCAGCGTCGACTTCATCTTCGGGTTCGGGAGATCGTACTACGAGGGCTGCACCATCGTCTCCGTCACCAAGGAGGTGTCCGTGCTGACGGCGCAGCAGAGGAGCAAGACCATCGAGGGCGCCCTCGAGAGCGGCTTCTCCTTCAAGAACTGCAGCATCAAGGGAGAAGGGCAGATCTACCTGGGGCGAGCATGGGGGGAATCGTCGCGGGTGGTGTACGCCTACACCGACATGTCCAAGGAGGTGGTGCCCGTGGGTTGGGACGGCTGGAACATCGCCAAGCCGGAGAGCAGCGGGATCTACTACGGCGAGTTTAAGTGCACCGGCCCCGGCTCCGACGCCAAGAAGAGGGTGGGTTGGGCGCTCGACCTCACCGAGGAGCAGGCCAAGCCCTTCATCGGCACGCACTACATCTACGGCGACTCCTGGCTCATCCCACCaga TGGGACATCAACGTCATCTAGCTCAGCTTCAACGTCGAGCAACTCAACCGCGGAAGCACCGACGGCGAGTAGTAACTCAACCGCATCGGCTTATAAAAAGGAGAGCAGCAATAATTCAACTGCAGAAGCGCCGACGGCGAGTAGCAACTCAACTGCGTCAGCGAAGACGAGCAACTCAGGTTCAAGTTCACCGGCAAAGGCAAGTAGTTAA